A stretch of Ipomoea triloba cultivar NCNSP0323 chromosome 13, ASM357664v1 DNA encodes these proteins:
- the LOC116000988 gene encoding early light-induced protein, chloroplastic-like produces the protein MASTVVMQSILGSPVTSFKNRNGVSQFVPSSYLPRLQRNPNFLVRSMSEDDAGKEQPTTPVVESSTTAPKPTPPPSPAPKVAAKSSTNLWDVFSFSGPGPERINGRLAMIGFAAAMGMELANGSDLFAQISNGGVTWFLGTTALLTLASVIPLFQGVTAESKSKGLMTADAEIWNGRFAMLGLVALAFTEYVQNGPLLHV, from the exons ATGGCTTCAACTGTTGTGATGCAGTCAATCCTGGGAAGCCCAGTCACCAGCTTCAAGAACAGAAATGGGGTGAGCCAGTTTGTTCCTTCAAGCTACTTGCCACGCTTGCAGAGAAATCCTAACTTTCTTGTCAGGAGCATGTCTGAG GATGATGCTGGGAAAGAGCAACCAACCACGCCAGTGGTGGAGTCATCTACCACAGCGCCTAAACCAACACCTCCTCCTTCTCCTGCACCCAAAGTGGCGGCGAAATCTAGCACCAATCTCTGGGACGTCTTCTCTTTCAGCGGTCCGGGACCGGAGAGAATCAACGGGCGGCTAGCCATGATTGGGTTCGCGGCCGCCATGGGAATGGAGCTGGCCAACGGCAGCGATCTCTTTGCTCAGATTTCCAACGGCGGCGTCACGTGGTTCCTGGGCACCACCGCGCTGCTAACGTTGGCGTCGGTGATTCCGCTGTTCCAAGGCGTGACGGCGGAGTCGAAGTCGAAAGGTTTGATGACCGCCGACGCTGAGATCTGGAATGGCAGATTTGCTATGTTGGGTTTGGTCGCCTTGGCTTTCACGGAGTATGTTCAAAATGGTCCACTTTTGCACGTCTAA
- the LOC116002471 gene encoding probable histone H2AXb, translating into MSSSGAGAGKGGAGRGKPKASKSVSRSSKAGLQFPVGRIARFLKAGKYAERVGAGAPVYLSAVLEYLAAEVLELAGNAARDNKKNRIVPRHIQLAVRNDEELSKLLGNVTIANGGVLPNIHQNLLPRKAGSAKGDIGSASQEF; encoded by the exons ATGAGTTCAAGCGGCGCAGGAGCGGGAAAGGGTGGCGCCGGAAGAGGCAAGCCTAAGGCGTCGAAGTCTGTGTCCCGATCGTCGAAGGCGGGGCTCCAGTTCCCCGTTGGTAGGATCGCCCGTTTCCTCAAGGCTGGAAAGTATGCCGAGCGTGTCGGTGCCGGAGCTCCGGTGTATCTCTCTGCTGTGCTCGAGTATCTCGCCGCAGAG GTTTTGGAATTGGCAGGGAACGCAGCAAGGGACAACAAGAAGAATCGGATTGTGCCGAGGCATATTCAGCTGGCTGTGAGGAATGATGAGGAGCTGAGCAAGCTTTTGGGCAATGTGACGATTGCTAATGGTGGTGTGTTGCCTAACATTCATCAGAATCTGCTGCCCAGGAAGGCTGGCTCAGCCAAGGGTGACATTGGCTCTGCTTCTCAGGAGTTTTAG
- the LOC116001971 gene encoding probable L-gulonolactone oxidase 4, translated as MMKSDIFPRTIRKGNFSGNMWYIYFMMILLVDCSPPENPIKCSNIAKNCNITNKYNAFPDSTICRAASVEFPKTEKELVAIIARATKEKRKMKATTRFSQSIPKLACPGAGDDNSVLISTKYLNQIVKVDKQSMTMTVDSGVTLQQLISEAAKVGLALPYTPYWWGLTIGGLISTGAHGSTLRGLGSAVHDYVVCIRIVTPATPEEGYATIRQLEEGDPEINAARVSLGVLGVISQVTLKLEPMFKRSITYVGKDDANLGDEAVMFGSQHEFGDITWFPSEHRVLYRVDDRVPTNTPGDGLYDFLAFQTTDSVSLVEDRNAEEIQESRNDANGKCAKAVTSRVMTEAVGNGLKNNGYNFTGYPVIGYQNRMQSSGSCLDSKEDGLRTACPWDPRVKGSFFHQTTFSISLSKVKGFIEDVQKLANLEPKAMCVLGLYGGVVMRYMTASSAYLGKQDNSIEFDFIYYRSKDPLAPRLYQDALEEIEQLGFFKYGGLPHWGKNRNVGFLGAINKYAKYREFLKVKKKYDPTGLFSSDWSDQILGLKDGLTITKEGCASEGLCICSDDSHCAPSKGYFCQPGKVYKKARVCTKINTN; from the exons ATGATGAAGAGTGATATTTTCCCAAGAACAATACGAAAGGGCAATTTCAGTGGCAATATGTGGTATATTTATTTCATGATGATCTTGCTGGTGGATTGTAGCCCCCCTGAGAATCCCATAAAGTGCAGCAATATTGCCAAAAATTGCAACATCACCAATAAGTACAATGCATTCCCGGACAGCACAATCTGTCGAGCAGCCAGTGTTGAATTCCCAAAGACAGAAAAGGAACTTGTTGCCATTATTGCCCGTGCAACCAAGGAGAAGCGGAAAATGAAGGCCACAACTCGATTTTCCCAAAGTATCCCTAAGCTGGCGTGTCCTGGAGCTGGAGATGACAACAGTGTTCTCATTAGTACTAAATACCTTAATCAGATAGTAAAAGTTGACAAGCAGAGCATGACAATGACGGTAGATAGTGGAGTGACCCTCCAGCAACTGATCAGCGAGGCTGCCAAGGTTGGGTTGGCATTGCCATACACGCCATATTGGTGGGGCTTGACAATAGGAGGGTTGATTAGTACCGGAGCACATGGGAGCACATTGCGGGGTTTAGGGAGTGCTGTTCATGATTATGTGGTCTGTATTCGGATTGTCACTCCTGCTACACCTGAAGAGGGTTATGCAACTATCCGACAACTCGAAGAAGGTGACCCCGAGATCAATGCAGCTAGGGTCTCCCTTGGAGTCCTTGGAGTGATTTCACAG GTGACTCTGAAACTGGAGCCAATGTTCAAACGGTCCATCACCTACGTAGGGAAGGATGACGCAAACTTGGGGGATGAAGCAGTCATGTTTGGGTCCCAACATGAATTTGGTGACATCACTTGGTTTCCAAGTGAGCACAGAGTTCTGTATCGTGTTGATGATCGTGTCCCAACGAACACACCGGGTGATGGTCTCTATGATTTCTTGGCATTTCAGACTACAGATTCAGTTTCATTGGTTGAAGATCGAAATGCAG AGGAAATTCAGGAATCAAGAAATGATGCAAATGGAAAATGCGCAAAAGCAGTTACCTCTAGAGTCATGACTGAAGCTGTCGGAAATGGATTGAAAAACAATG GTTATAACTTTACTGGTTATCCCGTGATTGGATATCAAAATCGAATGCAATCATCTGGTTCTTGCCTAGACAGCAAAGAGGACGGATTAAGAACCGCTTGTCCATGGGACCCTAGAGTCAAGGGATCATTCTTTCACCAAACTACATTCAGCATTAGCTTGTCCAAGGTGAAGGGTTTCATAGAAGATGTGCAAAAGTTGGCAAATTTGGAGCCAAAAGCGATGTGCGTTCTAGGACTCTATGGTGGCGTCGTCATGAGATACATGACAGCTTCAAGCGCCTACTTAGGGAAACAAGACAACTCcatagaatttgacttcatcTATTACAGAAGCAAGGACCCATTGGCTCCGAGGCTTTACCAAGATGCCCTAGAAGAGATCGAGCAGCTCGGGTTCTTCAAGTATGGAGGCTTGCCCCACTGGGGGAAGAACAGAAACGTGGGGTTTCTAGGCGCAATCAACAAGTATGCAAAGTATAGGGAGTTCTTGAAAGTTAAGAAGAAGTATGATCCTACCGGGCTGTTTTCAAGCGATTGGAGTGATCAAATTCTTGGTCTCAAAGATGGATTAACCATTACAAAGGAGGGTTGTGCCTCTGAAGGATTGTGTATATGTTCAGATGATTCTCATTGTGCTCCTAGTAAAGGATACTTCTGTCAACCAGGAAAAGTGTACAAGAAAGCCAGAGTTTGTACTAAGATCAATACCAATTAA
- the LOC116001970 gene encoding probable L-gulonolactone oxidase 6 — translation MMRTAIFPRKIGMDNFRHNMLYIFSMMMMILLVDCSPPENPLNCTKIANNCTITNTYHVFPDSTVCRAASAVYPKTEEELVAIVARATKEKRKMKATTRFSHSIPKLACPNGDNGVLISTNYLNRVVKIDKQSMTMTVESGVTLRQLINDAAKVGLALPYTPYWWGLTIGGLISTGAHGSTLRGLGSAVHDYVVCIRIVTPATPEEGYATIRQLEEGDPEINAARVSLGVLGVISQVTLKLEPMFKRSITYIGKDDTNLGDEAIKFGSQHEFGDITWFPNEHRVLYRVDDRVPTNTPGDGLNDFLAFQTTDSVSLAQGRKAEEIQESRNDADGKCANAITTRVTTEAVANGLKNNGYNFTGYPVIGYQNRMQSSGSCLDSKEDGLRTACIWDPRVKGSFFHQTTFSISLSKVKGFIEDVQKLANLEPKALCVLGQYGGVNMRYMTASSAYLGKQDNAIDFDFIYYRSRDPLAPRLYQDVLEEIEQLAIFKYGALPHWGKNRNVAFLGAINKYAKYREFLKVKEKYDPTGLFSSDWTDQILGLKDGLTITKEGCASEGLCICSEDSHCAPSKGYFCRAGKVYKKARVCTKINTN, via the exons ATGATGAGGACTGCTATTTTCCCAAGAAAAATAGGAATGGACAATTTCAGGCACAATATGCTATACATTTTTtccatgatgatgatgatcttgCTGGTGGATTGTAGCCCCCCTGAGAATCCCTTAAACTGCACCAAGATTGCCAATAATTGCACTATCACCAATACGTACCATGTATTCCCGGACAGCACAGTCTGCCGAGCAGCCAGCGCTGTATACCCAAAGACAGAAGAGGAACTTGTTGCCATTGTTGCCCGTGCAACCAAGGAGAAGAGGAAAATGAAGGCCACAACTCGGTTCTCCCATAGTATCCCTAAGCTGGCGTGTCCTAATGGTGATAATGGTGTGCTCATTAGTACAAATTACCTTAACCGGGTAGTAAAAATTGACAAACAGAGCATGACCATGACAGTAGAGAGTGGTGTGACTCTCCGCCAACTGATCAACGACGCTGCCAAGGTTGGATTGGCGTTGCCATACACACCGTACTGGTGGGGCTTGACAATCGGTGGGTTGATTAGTACCGGAGCACATGGGAGCACATTGCGGGGTTTAGGGAGTGCTGTTCATGATTATGTGGTTTGTATTCGGATTGTCACTCCTGCTACACCTGAAGAGGGTTATGCAACTATCCGACAACTAGAAGAAGGTGACCCTGAGATCAATGCAGCTAGGGTCTCCCTTGGAGTTCTTGGAGTGATTTCACAG GTGACTCTGAAACTGGAACCAATGTTCAAACGGTCCATCACCTACATAGGCAAGGATGACACAAACTTGGGGGATGAAGCAATCAAGTTTGGGTCCCAACATGAATTTGGTGACATCACTTGGTTTCCAAATGAGCACAGAGTTTTGTATCGCGTTGATGATCGTGTCCCAACAAACACACCGGGTGACGGTCTCAATGATTTCTTAGCATTTCAGACTACAGATTCAGTTTCATTGGCACAAGGCCGAAAAGCAG AGGAAATTCAGGAATCAAGAAATGATGCAGATGGAAAATGCGCAAATGCAATTACCACTAGAGTCACGACTGAAGCTGTCGCGAATGGATTGAAAAACAACG GTTATAACTTTACTGGTTATCCCGTGATTGGATATCAAAATCGAATGCAATCATCTGGTTCTTGCCTAGACAGCAAAGAGGACGGATTAAGAACCGCTTGTATATGGGACCCTAGAGTCAAGGGATCATTCTTTCACCAAACTACATTCAGCATTAGCTTGTCCAAGGTGAAGGGTTTCATAGAAGATGTGCAGAAGTTGGCAAATTTGGAGCCAAAAGCGTTGTGCGTTCTAGGACAATATGGCGGCGTGAACATGAGATACATGACAGCTTCAAGCGCCTACTTAGGGAAACAAGACAATGCCATAGACTTCGACTTCATCTATTACAGAAGCAGGGATCCATTGGCCCCGAGGCTTTACCAAGATGTTCTGGAAGAGATCGAGCAGCTCGCGATCTTCAAGTATGGAGCCTTGCCCCACTGGGGGAAGAACAGAAACGTGGCATTTCTAGGCGCAATCAACAAGTATGCAAAGTATAGGGAGTTCTTGAAAGTTAAGGAAAAGTATGATCCTACCGGGTTGTTTTCAAGCGATTGGACTGATCAAATTCTTGGTCTCAAAGATGGATTAACCATTACAAAGGAGGGTTGTGCCTCTGAAGGATTGTGTATATGTTCAGAGGATTCTCATTGTGCTCCTAGTAAAGGATACTTCTGTCGTGCAGGGAAAGTGTACAAGAAAGCAAGAGTCTGTACTAAGATCAATACCAATTAA
- the LOC116001767 gene encoding probable L-gulonolactone oxidase 6 has translation MMKSDIFPSKIGMGNFNGNMWYIFFMMILLVDCSPPENPINCTNIAKNCTITNKYSAFPDSTICRAASVEFPKTEEELVAIVARATKEKRKMKATTRFSQSIPKLACPGDGDDNSVLISTKYLNQIVKVDKENMTMTVDSGMTLQQLINEAAKVGLALPYTPYWWGLTIGGLISTGAHGSTLRGLGSAVHDYVVCIRIVTPATPEEGYATVRQLEEGDPEINAARVSLGVLGVISQVTLKLEPMFKRSITYIGKDDANLGDEAVVFGSQHEFGDITWFPSEHRVLYRVDDRVPTNTPGDGFFDFLALQTADSVSLAENRNAEEIQESRNDADGKCANAITSRVTTEAVGNGLKNNGYKFTGYPVIGYQNRMQSSGSCLDSKEDELRTVCPWDPRVKGSFFHQTTLSISLSKVKGFIEDVQKLANLEPKAMCVLGLYGGVIMRYMTASSAYLGKQDNSMEFDFTYYRSKDPLAPRLYQDVLEEIEQLGFFKYGALPHWGKNRNVGFLGAINKYAKYREFLKVKEKYDPTGLFSSDWSDHILGLKDGLTITKEGCASEGLCICSEDSHCAPSKGYFCQPGKVYKKARVCTKINTN, from the exons ATGATGAAGAGTGATATTTTCCCAAGCAAAATAGGAATGGGCAATTTCAATGGCAATATGTGgtatatttttttcatgatgATCTTGTTGGTGGATTGTAGCCCCCCTGAGAATCCCATAAACTGCACCAATATTGCCAAAAATTGCACCATCACCAATAAGTACAGTGCGTTCCCGGACAGCACAATCTGTCGAGCAGCCAGTGTTGAATTCCCAAAGACAGAAGAGGAACTTGTTGCCATTGTTGCCCGTGCAACCAAGGAGAAGCGGAAAATGAAGGCCACAACTCGGTTCTCCCAAAGTATCCCTAAGCTGGCATGCCCTGGAGATGGAGATGACAACAGTGTTCTCATTAGTACCAAATACCTTAATCAGATAGTAAAAGTGGACAAGGAGAACATGACCATGACGGTAGATAGTGGAATGACCCTCCAACAACTGATCAATGAGGCTGCCAAGGTCGGGTTGGCGTTGCCATACACGCCATATTGGTGGGGCTTGACAATAGGAGGGTTGATTAGTACCGGGGCACATGGGAGCACATTGCGGGGTTTAGGGAGTGCTGTTCATGATTATGTGGTCTGTATTCGGATTGTCACTCCTGCTACACCTGAAGAGGGTTATGCAACTGTCCGACAACTCGAAGAAGGTGACCCCGAGATAAATGCAGCTAGGGTCTCCCTTGGAGTCCTTGGAGTGATTTCACAG GTGACTCTGAAACTGGAACCAATGTTCAAACGGTCCATCACCTACATAGGGAAGGATGATGCAAACTTGGGGGATGAAGCAGTCGTGTTCGGGTCCCAACATGAATTTGGTGACATCACTTGGTTTCCAAGTGAGCACAGAGTTCTCTATCGTGTTGATGATCGTGTCCCAACAAACACACCGGGTGACGGTTTCTTTGATTTCTTGGCATTACAGACTGCAGATTCAGTTTCATTGGCAGAAAATCGAAATGCAG AGGAAATTCAGGAATCAAGAAATGATGCAGATGGAAAATGCGCAAATGCAATTACCTCTAGAGTCACGACTGAAGCTGTCGGGAATGGATTGAAAAACAACG GTTATAAGTTTACTGGTTATCCCGTGATTGGATATCAAAATCGAATGCAATCATCTGGTTCTTGCCTAGACAGCAAAGAGGACGAATTAAGAACTGTTTGTCCATGGGACCCTAGAGTCAAGGGATCATTTTTTCACCAAACTACATTGAGCATTAGCTTGTCCAAGGTGAAGGGTTTCATCGAAGATGTGCAAAAGTTGGCAAATTTGGAGCCAAAAGCGATGTGCGTTCTAGGACTCTATGGCGGCGTCATCATGAGATACATGACAGCTTCGAGCGCCTACTTAGGGAAACAAGACAACTCCATGGAATTTGACTTCACCTATTACAGAAGCAAGGATCCATTGGCCCCGAGGCTTTACCAAGATGTCCTGGAAGAGATCGAGCAGCTCGGGTTCTTCAAGTATGGTGCCTTGCCCCACTGGGGTAAGAACAGAAACGTGGGGTTTCTAGGCGCAATCAACAAGTATGCAAAGTATAGGGAGTTCTTGAAAGTTAAGGAAAAGTATGATCCTACCGGGCTGTTTTCAAGCGATTGGAGTGATCACATTCTTGGTCTCAAAGATGGATTAACCATTACAAAGGAGGGTTGTGCCTCTGAAGGATTGTGTATATGTTCAGAGGATTCTCATTGTGCTCCTAGTAAAGGATACTTCTGTCAACCAGGAAAAGTGTACAAGAAAGCTAGAGTTTGTACCAAGATCAATACCAATTAA